Part of the Oscillibacter hominis genome is shown below.
CGGACGGCTCTGGCTCTTGTCGTAGACCTCCTGCCAGTTGAGGATATACTTTCTCAGCGTCATATCCCCACCTCCATGCACTGGCGCTGCAGATTCCGGAAGGCCACCCACGGAAGCCCTGCTTGTTTCAGAATCCGCTTGTGCAGATAGTAGAACTCATGGAGATGATATGGCGCTCCGGTCTTGGGGTTGAGGAACACATAGAAGCCGGTTTCCGGTATCCGTCCCAGAAGATGCTCCGCTTTGCTGTTAAGGGTCAGCAGGCGCTGTCCCTTGAGAATGTACCGGCAGCGGATATGAAAATCGGCCCACGACAAGGTGATGAGTTCACATTGCCGCAGGCCGCTGGAGAGTCCTGTGTAGATGAGGGGGAGTGCGCCCAACTGTTCCGCCGCGTTCAGGTACCGCTGGATCTGCCCCAGGCGCAAAGGGGCTGTTTTATATGCTTCTGCTTGCGGTTCCCGGCAGAGTCGTACCGGGTTGTAGGGGATGCGCTGGTCACGGGCCGCTTCATCCATACAACGCCGTAGGAGCAGATGGACGCACCAGACGCTTCTGGCGCTGAGCCCCTGGCTCCGCAGGCTGTCATAGAAAATGGTGACGGTGTCTTCGGTCAGCTCCGCCAGCGGGATGCCCCGATTCTGGGGAGAATGTGGCGGTAGATCAGGTTTCGGTATCCGCCCACGGTGCTGCCGCTCCATCTGCCCCGGTTCTTGCAGAACCAACGGTCGCACCACTGGCCTACTGTGTAGCTGTTTTCGTTCTGCATATCGTCGCCTCCTTTTGGCAACCGAACAATACCACAGAAAGAGGGAAATAGCCACTGGTAAGAACTGAATTCTTTTAGAGTGAATCTTTAACTACACTCTGACGATACTGAACTGCTGATATCATTCGTTGCAATTTGCCTTTTTTAGTAGTAAATGATAAAATGTCTAACAAAAGGAGGTGCTGATATGGTCGGGAGGAAAGTGACTCACAAGGTTTATGGATGTGGGACGATTACTGAACTTACAAGTGCGTATCTCACCGTCAATTTCGGGGATAGCGAAAAGAAGATTTGAGATGCTTCTACGTGCAGTACGAAGGATTTTTGTATTGTTCGGAATGAAACTACTGGTATTGTTTTGAACAACAGTTCCGTTTTCTAAAATACACCAGCCTAAATATACAATTTTGTTGAATTTGCTGTCGATATAGAGTATAATTTTATTAATATAGGCGGTTTATGCCGTCAGCAATTTCCGTCAAAAAGGGGCCAATCGCTGTGAGCATGATACAAAAAGAATTTAACGAATCGAATAAGTTGACACTTTTCAATGGGGATTGCTCGAAACTCTTGAAGACTATTCCGTCGAATTCAGTAGATTTGATTATTACTTCCCCGCCGTATTGTATTGGAAAGGCTTATGAAGATCCCAGTGATGATATTGAAACGTTCAAAAAACAGCATGAGGATATTTTTGTTGACTTATATCGTGTGTTAAAAACAGGTGGAAGCATTTGTTGGCAAGTAGGTTATCACGTTTCAGATCAATGTGTCATTCCACTTGACTATATTGTATACGACATCTTCACCAGTAAAAGTGCCGGTTTTGAAAACCCGTTAATCTTGCGCAACCGTATTATTTGGACTTTTGGTCACGGACTAAATAGCACAAAACGCTTTAGCGGGAGACACGAAATAATCCTTTGGTTTACCAAGGGTGAACAAAGTGTGTTCAATCTTGATGATGTGCGGGTTCCACAAAAATATCCCGGAAAGAAGTCATATAAGGGTCCTAACAAGGGAAATCTTAGCGGGAATCCATTAGGAAAGAATCCTTCGGATGTTTGGGATATTCCTAATGTAAAAGCAATGCATGTTGAAAAAACAGATCATCCATGCCAGTTTCCTGTTGCCATTCCTCAGCGTCTTATTAGGGCACTTACTGCACCAAACGGCCTGATTCTCGATCCCTTTATGGGATCTGGAACTACAGGAGTAGCCGCATATATAGAGAACAGGCGATTTGTAGGTGCCGAAATTCTAAAAAAGTATTATGACATTGCCATAGACCGGCTTGAGGAAACTGTATGTGGAAATATTAAGATTCGTGAAGATAAACCTGTTGCCGAACCTAACACAAATACAGCTGTAGCGAAGCTCCCAGATGAATTTGCAAAGGCACGAGGGAAGATATTATGAAAACGAAGCGTACGAAGAAAAAACTGACCGCAGAGCAAAAGGCTGCACAATTGAAAAAGCACAAAGAACTTGCATTTAGAAAGAAAATTCACAGTAGTTTCACCGAAGCAGGTTTTACATATTTCTCCACACTGGGCAAGCATTTCTCGATCGGTACCCGGATTGTAGAATTAGACTATCTGTTTTTGCATGAAAATATCATCGTTATTTGCGAGGACAATACCAAGCAAAAGAAGGATATTAACCATATTAGGAACAAGAATGAAAGCTTTGCAGAAATCAGGAGTAATAAGACTGCTTTCCTTAGCTGGCTTGCAAGTACTTTTCCAGAAAAAGCAGCTATGGTAAAGCAATACCTTCCTGAGCGATACTTTTTGTACTACATTTATATTTCTCAAACAGAACTTGAGATTACAGAAGAAGAGAAAAAGAGATATAGTAATTTGCTTTTCTGGGATACTGAGACACTGTCCTTTTTTAATAGAATGGCTCAATGTATCCAGCATTCAGCTCGATATGAGATATTCCGCTATTTGGGGTTAAAGAATGACGAGATCGGATTCAGCGGAAGTGAAGGCGGAAAAACAACAATCAAAGCCCCCATCATCTATCCCCAGGATGCAACCGGTTTGCGTAACGGTGTAAGAGTCGTGTCGTTTATGATGTCTGCTGAAAAGTTGTTGCGCACCAGCTATGTTTTACGAAAAGATAGCTGGGAAGAATCCATGTTTTTGTATCAAAGATTGATCGAAAAAGATAAGGTAAAAAGTATCAGGGCGTTTTTAGCGCAAAAAGGTGAGGCATTTTACAATAATATCATTGTAGCCCTTCCTGACAACGTAACGTTCGAAGATGATACTGGAAATCCCATCTTAGTGGAGAATATTGGAGATTTCCAGCACTGTAAACTCGTTTTACCCGATGAAATGAATAGCATTTGTGTTATTGATGGACAGCATAGAATTTTTGCTCATTATGAAGCACCTATCACTGAAAAGTACGAGCTACAAATTGCGCCGTTAAGAAAACAACTGCATCTTTTAGTTACTGGACTAATTTTCCCCGCAGAGATGAAGGAGGCCGAACGCAAACAAATTCAAAGCCAGATTTTCTTAGATATTAATGATAATACTAAGAAAGTTGCTCCCAATGTACTCACGCATATTGAGATGGTTAAAGACCCATTCTCTGACATAGGTCTGGCACGTCGCGTAATTGAGCGACTAAATAAGAAGCGCGTATTCTTAAATTGCTTTGAATTATCTGCCCTTGATGAAAGCAAGATTAAAGTTGCGTCTATTATTAAATTTGCGCTTCGCTATCTGGTAACCACTACTCCTGCCGAAGAAAAGACAAGCTTATATGCTTACTGGCCGGGTGACAAGGAAGCGTTTCAGCAAAAGGACGAAACTGCTCTCAATGATTATATTGAGTTTTGCGCCAAAAGCATAGATTTGTATTTCTCGGCAATTAGGGACGCTTTTAAACTTGCTTGGAACGATCCAGCATCGAAAATTCTTTCCGTAATTTCTATCAATGGTTTTATCATTGCGTTTAATAGACAGTTGAATAAATACGGAGTTCGGGATTATCCGTTTTATAGCGGCTGCGTAAGAAAGCTATCTATTGATTTCTCAAAAGACGGTTTCCCTTATACATCAAGCCAGTATAGAAAGTTTTCTGGAAAGATACTCGCCGAAGCATTTGACTTTACTGATGAGGAATTAGAGACTACTTAATAACAAGCGCTGCGGCTACAGGGATATTTTTCAACTTGATATCAAATGTTTGATTTACGGTCGAAGTAAAGCATCTCATAATTTCATTATCAGACATATGCTCGTACACTGGGTTCGATTTGTAGAACTGACTGGCAAATTGTCGGAGTTGAAATAATTGCTTGTCTGTAATTGTGCTTAAATAAAAGTATAAGGACCCTCTAATCGACAGTTCAATTAGTTTATTCACTGTATTTCCCCCCAAATGATTTAACACTATTGCTGTTGATAGTATTATTCTGGTAGGAGCTTATATTCTACAATAATTTTTATATTAAGGGCAATGAGTATATGACGGTACTCATTGCCCTTTTAATAATTAACCTTTATGCCTGCCCCTCTTCCCCTCCGGAGACGCTCCATTTCCTTCGCCCAGATCCTTCAGCCGCTACACCTCCGCAATGTCAGCTTTCATCTCCACGATGAGCTGCTTTAATTTCTCCTCGCACTCCTCGCGGGTGTGGGCGTAGACGTTGCGGGAGTGCTTTTTGCCGTCCGGCCATTTGGGGGAGTAGCGCCCCTCGAACAGGTGGTCGTTGATTCCGGTGACGCAGCCGGTGCCGGGCTTGCGTTTGCGGCCCACGTAGGGCTTGAAATCGGTCATCCTCGGCTTTTCCGCTGTGGCCGGGGCAGTTTCCTGCCCCGGCGCCGAAGCGGCCTCCTGCGGCTCCACTTTGCCGATATCCCGGTCGATATTGGCGGCGGCCATGCGCTGCATATCGTCGGTGATGTGGGTGTAGATGTCCAGGGTGGTGGCTGCCGACACATGGCCCAGCATGGCGGAGAGGGTCTTCACATCCATGCCGTTCTCCAGCGCCAGTGTTGCGAAGGTGTGGCGCAAGTCGTGGAAGCGTACATGCTTGCACTCCGCGTGCTCCAGAATGAGCTGCAGCCTGCGCCGCACCACGCCGGGGGTGAGGGGGCAGTCCTCCTTCACCGGAGACGGGAACATCCAACGGGAGTCCACCGTTTTCTTGTACTCACGCAGCACCTCCACCACGGCAGGCGGCAGGACGATCTTGCGGATGGAGTTCTTGGTCTTCGGTGCGCTGACCTGAAGCTCACCCCGCACATCGTAGACCTGCTTGTTTATGCACGCCGGTCTTGAAGTTTAGGTCGTCCCACTGCAGCGCCATGAGCTCGCCCCGGCGCAGGCCGGTGGCCAAGTCCAGAAGGAACAACTCATAGTAACCCTCTGCCTTGGCCTGAATGAGAAACCTTGCAGCTCCTCTCGCGTCAGCACCTGCATCTCCCGCGCCTTCTTGGGCGGCAGCTTGCACCCAATGGCCGGGTTCACACGGATCAGCCCGTCCTGCACCGCCTTCTCCAGTGCGGAGCGGCAGGTGGCGTGGCACATACGCACCATCCGGTCGGACAGCCCTTCGCCATATTGTTCGGTGAAGCGCTTCCGGCCGTTTTTCTTGAGCCGCCCGTAAAACTGCTGCAGATCATTTTGCGTCAGCTTGTTCAGAGGAATGTCGCCGATCTCTGGAACGATGTGCAGGCGGATGCGGCTCTCGTAAGTCTCCTGGGTGGTGGGGCGGATCTTGGGCTTGGAGTAGTTCTCGTACCAGTATTCCATCCAGTCCCCGAAAGGTATCTCAGATCGCACCTTCTCCGGCTTCAGTCCGCCGCATTCCTCCTTGAGTGTTTGGAGTTTCTCCAGACACTCTTTCTTCGTTTTTGCGAGGACATTTTTCGTCTTGGGATATCCGTTGTCATCGTAGCCGATGACGACGCGGCCCTCCCAGCGCCCATCCTTGCGCTGTCTTACGGTTCCGTCGCCGGCCTTTCGTTTTCTTGCCACGGTTTCAACTCCTTTCCGAACAGGTCTTCCATGAAGCCGCCCACGATGCCAGAGGCTATCTTCTGCATATCCGATGTGACGTGGGTGTAGGTGTCCAGCGTGAAGGACGCATTGGTGTGGCCCAGGATGCCGGAGAGCGTCTTGGCGTCCACGCCGCTGGTAAGGGCGTGGGTGGCGAAGGTGTGACGCAGATCGTGGAAGCGGATGCTGGGCAGGCCCGCCTGCTGGAGCAGGGTCTTCATGTGGTGATAGGCTGCATTGGGATAGACGGGGTCCTCCGGCTTCACCGGGTCAGGGAAGATCCACGGACCGATGGCATCCGCCCTGCGCTGCCGCAGAATATCGGCCACGCTGTGGGGCAGGATGATGGTGCGCATGCCCTGGCCGGTCTTTGACTCGCCGGTGGTGTACTCGCCCTTGCGCTTGCTGTGGAGGGTGCGGCACACCTTCAGCGTCCCGGCCTCTCCGTCGAAGTCGCTCCATTGCAGACCACAGATCTCACCCCGCCGCAGGCCGGTCATCAGCTCCGTCTGGAAGAAGTCACGCCACAGCTCGTCCTGTTCCACTACCTCGAGGAAGGCGTCCAGCTCCGCGCTGGTGAGGATGCGCTTGGGCTTGTAGTTGGGCTTGGGCGCTGTCGTTCCCTCGGTGGGGTTGCGGGGAATGACATGAGCCTGCACTGCGTCTTTCAGCGCGGCGTGGAGCATGGAGTGGATGTGGCGGACCATGGAGTCGGAGAGCTGGTGGCCCAGCTCGGGATGCTCGTGGATGCGCCCATCCGTTTTCAGTCGGCGGTACATCCGCTGGACGTCCTGCTGGGAGATGAGGGAGATCTGCTTGTCGCCCAGCTGCGGTTTGATGTAGCTGTCGATGTAGCGGCGGTAACCGGTGAGGGTGCCGGGGCGCACCGTACCCGCCTTAAAAACGGGCCATGGGGCCGGTACGCCGTCGGTGAAAGCCCTTGCAAACACTGACTTTTTCGGATTTGGAGCGTCAAAAAGGTTCCGCAATCTGTAAAAGAGCGTCACCACGTCCCCGGTCAAAAACCCTTGAAAATGCCCGCACTGCGGGCATTTGTGGGGTGGACCGAGCCGCTAACGGCGCCGATCCTTTCTTTTTCGACAGCGGCAAATCGGCGGTCATCCCGCCCTGTGAAGCTGCCACAGTGCGTTGTTTCCTTCCGGATAAAATACACTGCGGTAGGCATCGGCATCCGCCACCATGTTTCGGCGCAGCATTTCCTCGCACAGCATCAGGCGGCACACCACCGCGCCGTAGACACTGCGCATCTCGTCACGGAGCGAACGGACGAAGACCTTCTGATCCTCTGTCAGTTTGCCGCTGCGCTCATCGCAGAGGAACAGATGGAGTTGGCCTGGATCGATGGGTTCGGCGTGGCTCTTGCTCCATTCACTTTGGATGTAGAGAACGGTGTCTCGAGTGCGCTTTGCGACGGTCATGGGATCATGATCGACGATGAGTCCATCGCTCCCTGAATGGGCCGGATGGTGTAGCGCAGACTTCCGTTGCGCGCCCGGCCATCCTTCGTGGTGATCATAGTCGCCTCGGTGCAGATGAGCCCTTTCTCCTCCAGACTAAGCACGTACTTGCGCACCGTGTTCTCACACATTTTCACCGCTTTGATACCTGATCGGCGGTGATGTCTATGGTGAAGTTCTCCACATAGCAAATGTGGTCAAACGGCCAAACGCCAGAAAAAAGCAACACGGCGGCAGACAAAATCATGCCGCCAAAACTGCATAATCCCTAACCATCCCTAACTGGACAATCGGTAGATATTATCACATCCGTTGGATGCAAATACATTGAAATGTGTGCCTTTGCGGTATAAAAACGGTCGTTGCGGCATTAAAGCCGAAGTGACTGTTTTTTGTTTGTAATTTCAGTGAAGTGTATTGAAAAAACAGAGAGCATGCAGTATAATCCCGTCTGGGATTTTGAAGGGGGCACGATATGAAAATAGAGTCGCAGAATCTATTCAATGATATTAACCGGGCGATCATCAAGTGCCGCGGTTTATATTCCGCATGGTCTGCCAATCACGGAATCAGCTATCATGAGATGCTCGTGATCTATACCATCCGTGAGTTTGGATTTTGCACACAAAAACATATCTGTGATAGTTATCTGCTCCCACGTCAGACGATGAACAATGTCATAAGCGGAATGCGGAAAAATGGTTTGCTGGTATATAGCAGCGAACACTCTGTTGGCCGGGAAAAGGCATTTGTGCTTTCCGATAAGGGAGAAACTTATGCAGCTCCATTACTCGATTCACTGGACATATTGGAATCCGGTGCATTGGAACGGCTTGGCAGCGAAAAAATGGCTATGCTGATACAGCTTTTGTCGGAATATGACAAGGCATTATATACCGTTATGGAAGTAAAGAAGGAATAGAATATGGATGCCATAGAATTTTACGGAAAAGAAAAAATCAGCAAAATACTTCTGAAATTGGCGCCGCCTGTTATGCTGGCACAGCTCATTCAGGCGCTGTATAACATTATTGACAGCCTGTTCATCGGAAGATTTTCCGATAACGGTTTAACAGCGCTGTCCATCGTATATCCCCTTCAGCTTTTGATGATCGCCCTTGCTGTGGGTACAGGTGTGGGCATCAACACGGTCATTGCCGCCAAGCTTGGAGAAGGGCGTCAAAAGGAAGCCAACGAATATGCCGGTGTGGGCACACCCCTTGCTGTTGTGCTCTGGTTCATCTTCGCATTAATCTGTTGGGCCATTATGCCGACCTACGCCAGGATGTCCACCGAATCCGAGCCGGTTGTTCAGGATGTGATCACTTACGGAAGGATCGTCTGCGTATTCAGCTTTGGGTTGTTTTTGGAAAGCATCTGGACAAAGGTTTTACAGGCCAACGGCGATATGAAAACGCCTATGATTGCGCAGATTGTCGGCGCGGTGACGAATATTCTTTTAGATCCCCTGCTGATTTTTGGTATGTTTGGACTGCCCCGCATGGGCATTGCAGGCGCTGCTATCGCCACCGTTGCAGGACAGATCGTTGCCGCTCTGATCGTTATGAAGAAGGGTTATCGTCCTTCTCCCGCAAAAGAGGTCTATCCCTTATACATTGCAAGGATCTTCCGCTTGGGAACGCCCAGCATTCTCATGCAGTCTGCGTATACCTTTTACATCCTTGGCTTGAATCTGATTCTGGCGGGCTTCTGCGATCAGGCTGTTACTGCACTGGGGCTTTACTATAAGTGGCAGACGTTCTTCTTTATTCCGCTGAATGCCATGCAGACCTGTATCGTACCGATCATCAGCTTTAACTATGCCGCCAGAAACATTGACCGCTGCAAAAAAACGTTGATGACTGCGATTGGCTTTGGTCTTGCCATGATGGTCGTGGGAACGCTGTGCTTTGTCTCCATTCCCGGACCGATGCTCCGTGTATTCACTGCAGACCCTCTTGTGATCGAGATTGGGTGCATCGGTTTCCGCTTCGTGGGTATCAGTTTCCTGCCGCTGGTCACATCTCTGACGTTCCCTGTATTTTTCCAAGCTGTGGGCTATAGCTTGAAAAGCACAGCTTTGACCGTCATCCGCACAGTGGTACTGTTTGTACCGTTGGGATATGTATTTTCCCGCTTTGGCCTTACATGGTTCTGGATGACTTTTCCGGTAACGGAGATCATCACAAGTATTGCGGGTATCGTATTCTATCGTCAGTTTCTGGAGGCGGACTATGTTAAACATAGAAGGCCTGAGCTTCCTGTTTCTGGTGCCGCTCCAGCTCTGCAGCCATCCAAACCGGGCGTTATTATCACCATAGCAAGGCAGCACGGCTCCTCTGGCAAGCAGATTGGCAAGTTGGTGGCGCAGC
Proteins encoded:
- a CDS encoding N-terminal phage integrase SAM-like domain-containing protein; its protein translation is MQNENSYTVGQWCDRWFCKNRGRWSGSTVGGYRNLIYRHILPRIGASRWRS
- a CDS encoding DGQHR domain-containing protein, giving the protein MKTKRTKKKLTAEQKAAQLKKHKELAFRKKIHSSFTEAGFTYFSTLGKHFSIGTRIVELDYLFLHENIIVICEDNTKQKKDINHIRNKNESFAEIRSNKTAFLSWLASTFPEKAAMVKQYLPERYFLYYIYISQTELEITEEEKKRYSNLLFWDTETLSFFNRMAQCIQHSARYEIFRYLGLKNDEIGFSGSEGGKTTIKAPIIYPQDATGLRNGVRVVSFMMSAEKLLRTSYVLRKDSWEESMFLYQRLIEKDKVKSIRAFLAQKGEAFYNNIIVALPDNVTFEDDTGNPILVENIGDFQHCKLVLPDEMNSICVIDGQHRIFAHYEAPITEKYELQIAPLRKQLHLLVTGLIFPAEMKEAERKQIQSQIFLDINDNTKKVAPNVLTHIEMVKDPFSDIGLARRVIERLNKKRVFLNCFELSALDESKIKVASIIKFALRYLVTTTPAEEKTSLYAYWPGDKEAFQQKDETALNDYIEFCAKSIDLYFSAIRDAFKLAWNDPASKILSVISINGFIIAFNRQLNKYGVRDYPFYSGCVRKLSIDFSKDGFPYTSSQYRKFSGKILAEAFDFTDEELETT
- a CDS encoding tyrosine-type recombinase/integrase; the protein is MFARAFTDGVPAPWPVFKAGTVRPGTLTGYRRYIDSYIKPQLGDKQISLISQQDVQRMYRRLKTDGRIHEHPELGHQLSDSMVRHIHSMLHAALKDAVQAHVIPRNPTEGTTAPKPNYKPKRILTSAELDAFLEVVEQDELWRDFFQTELMTGLRRGEICGLQWSDFDGEAGTLKVCRTLHSKRKGEYTTGESKTGQGMRTIILPHSVADILRQRRADAIGPWIFPDPVKPEDPVYPNAAYHHMKTLLQQAGLPSIRFHDLRHTFATHALTSGVDAKTLSGILGHTNASFTLDTYTHVTSDMQKIASGIVGGFMEDLFGKELKPWQENERPATEP
- a CDS encoding MarR family winged helix-turn-helix transcriptional regulator, whose amino-acid sequence is MKIESQNLFNDINRAIIKCRGLYSAWSANHGISYHEMLVIYTIREFGFCTQKHICDSYLLPRQTMNNVISGMRKNGLLVYSSEHSVGREKAFVLSDKGETYAAPLLDSLDILESGALERLGSEKMAMLIQLLSEYDKALYTVMEVKKE
- a CDS encoding DNA-methyltransferase, which produces MIQKEFNESNKLTLFNGDCSKLLKTIPSNSVDLIITSPPYCIGKAYEDPSDDIETFKKQHEDIFVDLYRVLKTGGSICWQVGYHVSDQCVIPLDYIVYDIFTSKSAGFENPLILRNRIIWTFGHGLNSTKRFSGRHEIILWFTKGEQSVFNLDDVRVPQKYPGKKSYKGPNKGNLSGNPLGKNPSDVWDIPNVKAMHVEKTDHPCQFPVAIPQRLIRALTAPNGLILDPFMGSGTTGVAAYIENRRFVGAEILKKYYDIAIDRLEETVCGNIKIREDKPVAEPNTNTAVAKLPDEFAKARGKIL
- a CDS encoding MATE family efflux transporter, with the translated sequence MDAIEFYGKEKISKILLKLAPPVMLAQLIQALYNIIDSLFIGRFSDNGLTALSIVYPLQLLMIALAVGTGVGINTVIAAKLGEGRQKEANEYAGVGTPLAVVLWFIFALICWAIMPTYARMSTESEPVVQDVITYGRIVCVFSFGLFLESIWTKVLQANGDMKTPMIAQIVGAVTNILLDPLLIFGMFGLPRMGIAGAAIATVAGQIVAALIVMKKGYRPSPAKEVYPLYIARIFRLGTPSILMQSAYTFYILGLNLILAGFCDQAVTALGLYYKWQTFFFIPLNAMQTCIVPIISFNYAARNIDRCKKTLMTAIGFGLAMMVVGTLCFVSIPGPMLRVFTADPLVIEIGCIGFRFVGISFLPLVTSLTFPVFFQAVGYSLKSTALTVIRTVVLFVPLGYVFSRFGLTWFWMTFPVTEIITSIAGIVFYRQFLEADYVKHRRPELPVSGAAPALQPSKPGVIITIARQHGSSGKQIGKLVAQRLGIPFYYKEMIALAAHESGLDAEFISDIHKNSPDVLRDLYLSTGAVRHAIRAQEKIIRRIADNGSCVIVGRAAGYVLRDQDNVVRVFIHAPKNYRIRRVMEIYGDTPKEARQNILRSDKARGAYYRHISGKRWGDGKNYQLVLDSSVGIDKTVETIVNYISEK
- a CDS encoding site-specific integrase, producing the protein MDEAARDQRIPYNPVRLCREPQAEAYKTAPLRLGQIQRYLNAAEQLGALPLIYTGLSSGLRQCELITLSWADFHIRCRYILKGQRLLTLNSKAEHLLGRIPETGFYVFLNPKTGAPYHLHEFYYLHKRILKQAGLPWVAFRNLQRQCMEVGI